A genomic window from Helicobacter sp. MIT 21-1697 includes:
- a CDS encoding 7-cyano-7-deazaguanine synthase: MLALALFSGGCDSLISMKLLKDQGIDVVALHFNIGFGGNKDKLAYFQNATAQIDVKLQILDIQRQFFNDVLFKPKYGYGKYFNPCIDCHANMFANAFDYLLQVGADFVVSGEVLGQRPKSQRKEALDQVKKLVRHIGEQSKFDSILSRDGSNPHKPQFLDELLLRPMSAKLLEPSFPEKMGWVDRERLLDVSGRGRTRQLEMIKEYGFKYFEKPGGGCLLTQDSVALKIKDLISHRQMHFEDIEMVKIGRYLVLENGARCVIARNQEENIKLSKPNPNMEHITLLDCVGPLGIVESNASMEDKILAGRIALSYAKTNANQCYQVQIGTQIHSLLPLERIKAQSYLLLA; the protein is encoded by the coding sequence ATGTTAGCGTTAGCACTTTTTAGTGGAGGTTGTGATAGCCTCATTTCTATGAAATTACTCAAAGACCAAGGCATTGATGTGGTTGCCCTGCACTTTAATATTGGCTTTGGCGGCAACAAAGACAAATTAGCATATTTCCAAAATGCAACCGCACAAATTGATGTGAAATTGCAGATTCTAGATATTCAACGACAATTTTTTAATGATGTGCTATTTAAGCCAAAATATGGCTATGGTAAATATTTTAATCCCTGCATTGACTGCCACGCAAACATGTTTGCCAATGCGTTTGATTACCTTCTACAAGTAGGAGCGGATTTTGTAGTGAGTGGCGAGGTGCTAGGACAACGTCCCAAAAGTCAGCGCAAAGAAGCATTAGATCAAGTAAAAAAACTTGTGCGACATATCGGAGAGCAAAGCAAATTTGATTCTATCCTTTCAAGAGATGGGAGCAATCCTCACAAGCCGCAATTTCTTGATGAATTGCTCCTGCGCCCTATGAGTGCAAAACTTTTAGAACCAAGCTTCCCGGAAAAAATGGGCTGGGTAGATAGAGAGCGTTTGCTTGATGTAAGTGGTAGAGGGCGAACAAGACAGCTTGAGATGATAAAAGAATATGGCTTTAAGTATTTTGAAAAACCCGGCGGAGGCTGTTTGCTCACACAAGATTCTGTGGCACTCAAAATCAAAGACCTCATCTCTCATCGTCAAATGCACTTTGAAGATATAGAAATGGTAAAAATAGGACGTTATCTTGTGCTAGAAAATGGTGCGCGTTGTGTTATCGCTCGCAATCAAGAGGAAAACATCAAACTCAGCAAGCCAAATCCAAATATGGAACATATTACATTGCTTGATTGCGTAGGACCACTTGGCATTGTAGAATCTAATGCTTCTATGGAGGATAAAATACTTGCAGGACGCATTGCCCTAAGCTATGCAAAAACAAATGCAAATCAATGCTACCAAGTTCAAATTGGCACACAAATCCATTCTCTTTTGCCACTTGAACGCATTAAAGCACAAAGCTATCTCCTTTTGGCATAA
- the dnaG gene encoding DNA primase, translated as MISKHSIETLKQNIDIVDIIGSHIDLKKSGSNYIACCPFHNEKTPSFVISPTKGFYHCYGCGMGGDAIKFLMEYEKLSFVESVEKIAAMMNFALEYENIKEKKPDSIVLDEIMRFYQKQLLSHKPSLEYLASRQVANTSIEKFRLGYCGASFETINFLNAKVLNKQEALEFGVIGKDNGREYARFNDRIIFPIHSPNGKVVGFGGRTMSNANAKYINSPQSKIFNKSKLLYGYYLAKDKIYKQKKIIVCEGYLDVIMLHQAGFDYAVATLGTALTKEHLPLLRKGEPKVILSYDGDKAGINAAFKAAKILSEASIEGGVVIFENGADPADMVAHKQINELSELFSHPISFIEFILTHIARSYELENPLQKEKALSESTQFLHTLSPLLQEEYKPLLARLLSLPTRLIHTQRNKAPSTQPIFNAFMQDFAESVLIKSFLEKPNLIDFAIEYIDVSLFKYKKIEFGLVANQCYDDPRLLAISLNDTIKPLSDLPALKEHLRLFITQAYSQLLAQIPHLNEMSLQRKSEIIKELKTKILHLKKGELLPYVSVSTF; from the coding sequence ATGATTAGTAAGCATTCAATTGAAACGCTCAAACAAAATATTGATATTGTTGATATTATTGGCTCACACATAGATCTTAAAAAATCGGGAAGCAACTATATAGCCTGTTGTCCCTTTCATAATGAAAAAACACCGAGCTTTGTCATTAGCCCCACAAAAGGATTCTACCATTGCTATGGCTGCGGTATGGGTGGTGATGCAATTAAATTTCTTATGGAATATGAAAAATTAAGTTTTGTAGAGAGTGTGGAGAAAATCGCAGCAATGATGAATTTCGCACTTGAATATGAAAACATTAAGGAGAAGAAACCTGATTCTATCGTGCTTGATGAAATAATGCGATTTTACCAAAAACAGCTCCTCTCTCATAAGCCCTCACTTGAATATCTCGCCTCGCGCCAAGTGGCGAATACAAGCATTGAAAAATTCCGTTTGGGCTATTGTGGAGCAAGTTTTGAGACAATAAATTTTCTCAATGCTAAAGTTCTTAATAAGCAAGAAGCGCTTGAATTTGGGGTTATCGGCAAAGACAATGGGCGTGAATATGCACGATTTAATGATAGAATCATCTTTCCCATACATTCTCCCAATGGCAAAGTCGTAGGGTTTGGCGGACGCACGATGAGCAATGCAAATGCTAAATATATCAACTCTCCTCAAAGCAAAATATTCAATAAATCAAAACTCCTTTATGGGTATTATCTCGCCAAAGATAAAATCTATAAACAAAAAAAAATCATTGTATGTGAAGGCTACCTTGATGTCATTATGCTTCATCAAGCAGGTTTTGATTACGCAGTGGCAACACTTGGCACAGCTCTCACCAAAGAACATTTGCCGCTTTTGCGTAAAGGCGAGCCAAAAGTAATTTTAAGCTATGATGGTGATAAAGCAGGAATAAATGCCGCATTTAAAGCAGCCAAGATTCTATCAGAAGCAAGCATTGAAGGTGGTGTAGTTATCTTTGAAAATGGTGCAGACCCAGCTGATATGGTAGCACATAAACAAATTAATGAATTAAGTGAGCTATTCTCTCACCCCATTTCTTTTATTGAATTTATCCTCACACACATTGCGCGCAGTTATGAGCTTGAAAATCCATTGCAGAAAGAAAAAGCCCTAAGCGAATCTACTCAATTTTTGCATACTCTAAGTCCTCTCCTACAAGAAGAATACAAACCATTGCTTGCACGATTGCTCTCTTTGCCCACACGACTTATTCACACTCAACGCAATAAAGCACCTTCAACACAACCAATCTTTAATGCCTTTATGCAAGATTTTGCAGAATCTGTGCTGATTAAAAGCTTCCTTGAGAAACCAAATTTAATTGATTTTGCCATTGAATACATTGATGTATCGCTCTTTAAATATAAAAAAATAGAATTTGGACTTGTTGCAAATCAATGCTATGATGACCCAAGATTACTCGCCATATCACTCAATGATACTATCAAACCGCTTTCTGATTTACCTGCGCTTAAAGAACATTTGCGATTATTCATCACGCAAGCATATAGTCAGCTTTTGGCACAAATTCCTCATTTAAACGAAATGAGCTTGCAGCGCAAGAGCGAAATAATCAAAGAGTTAAAAACAAAAATTTTACATCTTAAAAAAGGAGAATTACTGCCTTATGTTAGCGTTAGCACTTTTTAG
- the groL gene encoding chaperonin GroEL (60 kDa chaperone family; promotes refolding of misfolded polypeptides especially under stressful conditions; forms two stacked rings of heptamers to form a barrel-shaped 14mer; ends can be capped by GroES; misfolded proteins enter the barrel where they are refolded when GroES binds): protein MASKEINFSDSARNKLYEGIKQLSDAVKVTMGPKGRNVLIQKSYGAPTITKDGVSVAKEIELSDPIANMGAQLVKEVASKTADAAGDGTTTATVLAYSIYKEGLRNITAGANPIEVKRGMDKAAAAIIEELKKSSKKIGGKSDIAQVATISANSDENIGALIAEAMEKVGKDGVITVEEAKGINDELSVVEGMQFDRGYLSAYFVTNTDKMTAQLENAYVLLTDKKISNMKEILPLLEATMQSGKPLLIIAEDIEGEALTTLVVNKLRGVLNVSAVKAPGFGDRRKAMLQDIAILTGGQVISEELGKTLEAATLADLGSAARIVIDKDNTTIVDGKGKTKDVKDRIAQIKTEIENTTSDYDREKLQERLAKLSGGVAVIKVGAASEVEMKEKKDRVDDALSATKAAVDEGIVIGGGSALIRASQKVKLKLEGDEAIGYDIIKRAIKAPLGQIATNAGYDAGVVVNEVEKNSKDGFGFNATTGEYVDMFKEGIIDPLKVTRVALQNAVSVSSLLLTTEATINEIKEDKPAPAMPDMGGMGGMGGMM from the coding sequence ATGGCAAGCAAAGAAATTAACTTTTCAGATTCTGCAAGGAATAAGCTTTATGAGGGCATTAAACAATTAAGTGATGCGGTAAAAGTTACAATGGGTCCAAAGGGGCGCAATGTGCTTATCCAAAAAAGCTATGGCGCACCTACAATCACTAAAGATGGCGTGTCTGTGGCAAAAGAAATTGAGCTTAGCGACCCTATTGCAAATATGGGCGCACAGCTTGTAAAAGAAGTAGCAAGCAAAACTGCTGATGCAGCAGGAGATGGGACGACAACAGCAACCGTTCTTGCTTATAGTATTTATAAGGAGGGTTTGAGAAATATTACTGCAGGTGCGAATCCTATTGAAGTAAAACGCGGTATGGATAAAGCAGCAGCAGCAATTATTGAAGAGCTTAAAAAATCAAGCAAAAAAATTGGTGGTAAAAGCGATATTGCCCAAGTTGCGACTATTTCGGCAAACTCTGATGAAAACATTGGGGCGTTGATTGCTGAAGCAATGGAAAAAGTTGGCAAAGATGGTGTTATCACCGTTGAAGAAGCAAAGGGTATCAATGATGAATTAAGTGTGGTTGAGGGTATGCAGTTTGATAGAGGCTATCTTTCAGCATATTTTGTAACAAATACTGACAAAATGACAGCACAACTTGAAAATGCCTATGTGCTTTTAACAGATAAGAAAATTTCAAATATGAAAGAGATTTTACCATTGCTTGAAGCGACTATGCAAAGCGGCAAACCACTTTTGATTATTGCCGAAGACATTGAGGGTGAAGCTTTAACAACATTGGTTGTAAATAAATTGCGAGGAGTACTCAATGTTTCTGCTGTAAAAGCTCCGGGCTTTGGCGATAGAAGAAAAGCAATGCTTCAAGATATAGCTATTCTCACAGGCGGACAAGTTATTAGTGAAGAACTTGGTAAAACGCTTGAGGCAGCAACACTCGCAGATTTAGGAAGTGCTGCGCGCATCGTGATTGATAAAGATAACACAACAATCGTTGATGGCAAGGGCAAAACAAAAGATGTTAAAGATAGAATCGCACAAATCAAAACTGAAATTGAAAACACTACAAGTGATTATGATAGGGAAAAACTCCAAGAGAGATTGGCAAAGCTAAGCGGTGGTGTGGCAGTTATTAAGGTAGGTGCGGCGAGTGAAGTAGAAATGAAAGAGAAAAAAGATCGTGTAGATGATGCGCTTTCTGCAACAAAAGCGGCAGTTGATGAGGGTATTGTTATTGGCGGTGGCTCGGCTCTTATTCGTGCTTCACAAAAAGTTAAACTTAAATTAGAGGGTGATGAGGCGATTGGCTATGATATTATCAAACGCGCCATTAAAGCTCCTCTTGGACAAATTGCTACAAATGCTGGTTATGATGCGGGCGTGGTTGTGAATGAAGTAGAGAAAAATTCCAAAGATGGCTTTGGATTCAATGCGACCACAGGTGAATATGTAGATATGTTTAAGGAGGGCATTATTGACCCGCTTAAAGTTACACGCGTGGCATTGCAAAATGCAGTATCAGTTTCAAGTCTGCTTTTAACAACTGAAGCGACAATTAATGAAATTAAAGAAGATAAGCCAGCTCCTGCAATGCCAGATATGGGCGGAATGGGAGGTATGGGTGGAATGATGTAA
- a CDS encoding DUF5131 family protein encodes MLYTPQTSWNPWHGCFKISEGCKNCFIYSIDSIHKRDTQHICLNKNFEYPLKKRRNGEYHIPDNTLVYTCFSSDFLLPQADEWRKRAWEIMRIRKNVHFVFFTKRIERLHSVLPRDWGNGYENVIIGVSVENQKRAKQRISLLCTLPIKHRWVICAPLLEEIHIESYLSNIELISVGGESGYKARICDYKWVLSLRKQAYDAGIKFHFHQTGAMFLKDNKLYKIPKNLQRIQAKKANIDLV; translated from the coding sequence ATGCTTTATACACCACAAACAAGCTGGAATCCTTGGCACGGCTGCTTTAAGATAAGTGAGGGTTGCAAAAACTGCTTTATTTATAGTATTGATTCTATCCATAAACGAGATACACAACATATTTGCCTCAATAAAAACTTTGAATATCCACTCAAAAAACGTAGAAATGGCGAATATCACATACCCGATAATACATTAGTATATACTTGTTTTAGCAGCGACTTTTTACTGCCACAAGCCGATGAATGGCGAAAAAGAGCGTGGGAAATAATGCGTATTCGCAAAAATGTGCATTTTGTATTTTTCACTAAACGCATTGAGCGATTACATTCTGTGTTGCCAAGGGATTGGGGCAATGGATATGAAAATGTGATTATCGGTGTGAGTGTAGAAAACCAAAAACGCGCTAAGCAGAGAATCTCTCTTTTATGCACCCTACCTATCAAACATCGTTGGGTAATTTGTGCGCCACTATTAGAAGAGATTCATATAGAATCTTACCTTTCAAATATAGAACTCATCTCTGTGGGAGGAGAAAGCGGCTATAAGGCAAGAATATGCGATTATAAATGGGTGCTAAGTTTAAGAAAACAAGCCTATGATGCGGGGATAAAATTTCATTTTCATCAAACAGGTGCAATGTTTTTAAAAGATAACAAACTCTATAAGATTCCAAAAAACTTACAGAGAATCCAAGCCAAGAAAGCAAATATTGATTTAGTATAA
- a CDS encoding phosphoenolpyruvate carboxylase has protein sequence MQHSHISQEGREKSLKSTLLQPTQVEFVSDTIIHLLQSVDEELKNAFLDIKQSLENHDWAMLTRILTDISAQDKTLCIIKAFTLYHMLLNIVEELNLSNNATLNRLPKTLNELHKEGYNKSDILEILQHLHFYPVFTAHPTESRRRTFLEAHHQMSENIKNIFAHNDENAKSQLLYRLHLLWHTHLVRSEKMEILFELDNLLYIIESSILKSATKVLNDIESTLGKSLETSPIILGSWIGGDRDGNPYVSNEVMTKTMKIAHKAIIEIYIRISEKLIRELSMSIDFIQPSKRLMQSLQNHNSELLNSEAKLFAKEPFRAKLYLIKKKLQNRLIAINTTESINFTYKDSNELVEDIDMMIESLDSVSARKLIEFRHLVLLGGFHLLRLDFREHRDVILSATSEIFCLMGLSDSDFKDLNENKKIEILNSALNAKKYDLNTMIEQLSESSKRLVGAFLRIQWAKKYISEHILQSFIISMSTKPSDLLCVLWFAKQSGLWKPGKKKEGKKGKASISITPLFETIDDLQRAQSIIRTLYTNTHYQQYLFDHNNTQEIMVGYSDSSKDGGIFTSNYNLYCAISNLTKLQTQLDICISFFHGRGGSVSRGGGSLEEALLSSAPQSVHSFLKTTEQGEMISAKYLNRHIATKNFSSTLSALLKKGVYDAYGTEKYKNNPQTMALLENVSNASCIAYRTLIYENKGFLEYFKNATPIKFIQNLNLGSRPSKRKDTQKIEDLRAIPWVFAWTQNRAIISAWYGLGSGLANADKNQLRACYEQSLFFKTTIDNISQALLKVDLDIAFLYNQFVKDKKVREEIWEHIYAQYHLTMEHLLHLRGESVLLDSECAIRESILLRKPYLSVLNLTQIELIKKYQNCKYPKGQERLLEQIHATIVGIAQGIRNTG, from the coding sequence ATGCAACATTCTCATATATCACAAGAAGGCAGAGAAAAATCTCTCAAATCTACTTTGCTCCAGCCGACACAAGTAGAATTTGTCTCTGACACTATTATCCACTTGCTCCAAAGTGTTGATGAGGAGCTCAAAAACGCTTTTTTAGACATTAAACAGAGTCTTGAAAATCACGATTGGGCTATGCTCACACGCATACTCACAGATATTTCAGCCCAAGACAAAACACTCTGCATCATCAAAGCTTTCACGCTCTATCATATGCTACTTAATATCGTTGAGGAACTCAATTTAAGCAATAATGCCACACTTAATCGCCTCCCCAAAACTCTCAATGAACTCCATAAGGAGGGCTATAACAAAAGTGATATACTAGAGATTTTGCAACATTTGCACTTTTATCCGGTATTTACAGCACACCCCACAGAATCTCGCCGCCGCACATTCCTTGAAGCACATCATCAAATGAGCGAAAATATCAAAAATATCTTTGCCCATAATGATGAAAATGCCAAATCCCAACTTCTCTATCGGCTTCATTTATTGTGGCACACGCATTTAGTGCGAAGTGAAAAAATGGAGATTCTCTTTGAGCTTGATAACTTGCTCTATATTATTGAAAGCTCTATCCTTAAATCCGCCACAAAAGTGCTAAACGATATAGAATCTACACTTGGTAAGAGCTTAGAAACCTCTCCCATCATATTAGGAAGCTGGATAGGCGGCGATAGAGATGGTAATCCATATGTAAGCAATGAGGTAATGACAAAAACGATGAAAATAGCACATAAAGCGATTATTGAAATCTATATTCGCATAAGCGAAAAGCTGATTCGTGAGCTTTCTATGTCAATAGATTTTATTCAGCCTAGCAAACGTCTTATGCAATCACTTCAAAACCATAATTCTGAACTTTTAAATAGTGAAGCAAAACTTTTTGCCAAAGAACCTTTCCGCGCAAAACTTTACCTCATCAAAAAAAAGCTACAAAATCGCCTTATTGCAATTAATACTACCGAGAGTATTAATTTTACTTATAAAGATTCCAATGAACTTGTAGAGGATATTGATATGATGATAGAATCTTTAGATTCTGTGTCTGCACGCAAATTGATAGAGTTTAGACATTTGGTGCTGCTTGGAGGCTTTCATCTTTTACGCCTTGATTTTAGGGAACATAGAGATGTGATTTTAAGTGCTACAAGCGAGATTTTCTGTCTTATGGGACTAAGTGATAGTGATTTTAAAGATTTAAATGAAAACAAAAAAATTGAGATTTTAAACTCTGCGCTTAATGCCAAAAAATATGATTTAAATACAATGATTGAACAACTCTCTGAATCCTCCAAACGACTTGTGGGAGCATTTTTGAGAATCCAATGGGCGAAAAAATATATATCCGAACATATTTTACAAAGCTTTATTATCTCTATGAGCACAAAACCGAGTGATTTGCTCTGTGTGTTGTGGTTTGCCAAACAAAGCGGCTTATGGAAGCCGGGCAAGAAAAAAGAGGGTAAAAAAGGCAAGGCAAGTATTTCTATCACGCCGCTTTTTGAAACTATTGATGACTTACAACGCGCACAAAGCATTATCCGCACCCTCTACACAAACACTCATTACCAGCAATATCTTTTTGACCATAATAACACCCAAGAAATTATGGTGGGCTATTCAGATTCAAGTAAAGATGGCGGTATTTTTACAAGCAATTATAATCTTTACTGCGCTATTAGTAATCTTACCAAACTCCAAACGCAACTTGATATTTGCATTAGTTTTTTTCACGGACGAGGAGGAAGCGTTAGTCGTGGCGGAGGAAGCCTTGAAGAAGCATTGCTTTCTTCTGCTCCTCAAAGTGTGCATAGCTTTCTCAAAACCACAGAACAAGGTGAAATGATAAGTGCTAAATACCTCAACAGACACATTGCAACCAAAAACTTTTCAAGTACCTTGAGCGCCTTGCTTAAAAAAGGAGTGTATGATGCTTATGGCACAGAGAAATACAAAAACAATCCGCAAACAATGGCATTGCTTGAAAATGTTTCTAATGCCTCTTGTATAGCTTATCGCACACTTATATATGAAAACAAAGGCTTTTTGGAATATTTCAAAAACGCTACGCCTATAAAATTTATACAAAACCTTAATCTAGGCTCTCGCCCAAGCAAACGCAAAGATACACAAAAAATTGAAGATTTACGCGCGATTCCTTGGGTGTTTGCTTGGACGCAAAATCGCGCTATTATTTCTGCTTGGTATGGTTTAGGAAGTGGATTGGCAAATGCAGATAAAAATCAATTACGAGCGTGCTATGAGCAATCACTCTTTTTCAAAACAACCATTGATAATATCTCTCAAGCCTTGCTCAAGGTAGATTTAGATATTGCCTTTTTGTATAATCAATTTGTCAAGGATAAAAAAGTGAGGGAAGAAATATGGGAACATATTTATGCGCAATATCATCTCACAATGGAGCATTTACTCCATTTGCGTGGAGAGAGTGTGCTTTTAGATTCTGAATGTGCTATTAGAGAATCTATCCTATTACGCAAACCTTACCTAAGTGTGCTTAATCTCACTCAAATTGAGCTGATTAAAAAATATCAAAATTGCAAATATCCTAAAGGGCAAGAGCGTCTCCTTGAACAAATCCACGCAACCATTGTTGGCATAGCACAAGGTATTCGCAACACAGGCTAA
- the ilvC gene encoding ketol-acid reductoisomerase, which translates to MALKVYYDKDCDLGLIQKKKVAVIGFGSQGHAHAENLRDSGVEVIIGLYRGGSSWGKAEAKGFKVLEVSEATKAADVIMILIPDELQADVFARDILPSLSEDKIIAFGHGFNIHFGQIKAPKGVGVIMVAPKAPGHTVRSEFVKGGGIPDLIAVEQDTSRGDAKAIALSYASAIGGGRSGIIETTFKDETETDLFGEQAVLCGGVTSLVKAGFETLVDAGYPEEMAYFECLHELKLIVDLIYEGGLANMRYSISNTAEYGDMVSGPRVINAESKKAMKEILKDIQEGRFAKDFILERKAGYARMNAERKNLAQHKIEQVGGRLRAMMPWIGANKLVDKDKN; encoded by the coding sequence ATGGCATTAAAAGTGTATTACGACAAAGATTGTGATTTAGGACTTATTCAAAAGAAGAAAGTTGCAGTGATTGGTTTTGGCTCACAAGGACACGCTCACGCAGAAAACTTACGAGATTCTGGTGTTGAGGTGATTATTGGACTTTATCGCGGTGGCTCTAGTTGGGGCAAAGCAGAGGCAAAAGGCTTCAAAGTGCTTGAAGTGAGTGAAGCGACAAAAGCTGCCGATGTGATTATGATATTAATCCCTGATGAACTGCAAGCTGATGTGTTTGCACGAGATATTTTGCCTTCTTTGAGCGAAGATAAAATCATTGCCTTTGGGCACGGATTCAATATTCACTTTGGGCAAATCAAAGCTCCAAAGGGTGTAGGCGTGATTATGGTCGCACCAAAAGCCCCGGGTCATACCGTTCGCAGTGAATTTGTCAAAGGTGGTGGAATCCCTGATTTAATTGCAGTAGAGCAAGATACAAGCAGAGGTGATGCTAAAGCGATTGCACTAAGTTATGCGAGTGCGATTGGTGGCGGACGCAGTGGAATCATTGAAACAACTTTCAAAGATGAAACAGAGACAGATTTATTTGGCGAACAAGCGGTGCTTTGTGGTGGTGTAACAAGTCTTGTAAAAGCTGGATTTGAAACTTTGGTTGATGCAGGTTATCCTGAAGAAATGGCGTATTTTGAGTGCTTACACGAATTAAAACTCATTGTAGATTTGATTTATGAGGGAGGATTAGCAAATATGCGCTATTCTATCTCAAATACCGCAGAATATGGCGATATGGTCAGTGGTCCGCGTGTGATTAATGCAGAATCTAAAAAGGCAATGAAAGAGATTCTCAAAGATATTCAAGAGGGGCGATTTGCTAAAGACTTTATCTTAGAGCGCAAAGCGGGCTATGCAAGAATGAATGCAGAGCGCAAGAATCTAGCGCAACATAAAATTGAGCAAGTAGGCGGAAGATTAAGGGCGATGATGCCTTGGATTGGTGCGAATAAATTGGTGGATAAAGATAAAAACTAA